CAAACAGATATGTTGTGTCTCAAATAACTGAAATTGAACCTCAATACGTTGGGATTAAGCCAAATGTATCTTTTCTCCACAAGTCGGTGCTAATCGGAATTGCAAACATCCCCGCTCAGATCGACTTGAtggaaaacaggaaaaagtgAGTTTTGCGGAATCAAGAGAACAACCTGTGTGAACTGTCCTTAATCCTCtaaccccaaaatatttttttcgctaGAGTGAATCTTTGCTTCTGTTCGAAACGCATTGCGgccattttttcattcttctaACAAATGATGCCATTTTATAGGCTTCAAAGCTTGCGAAAAACCAAGCACCTTTTGTTCATGACTGAGTAAAAAGGGGAATTTACATTGCATTAActctttgtaaacatgcatgcaaaTTAGTTTGTGACGTGAAATCAAGAGTAGACCCACTCCCCTTCCAACTCAGctgtgaacaaaagatgcttagtttttcgcatgttttgaAGCCTATAAAAAGTCGGGATTTGttagaaaagggaaaaaaaatacgaCCGCAATGCGTTCCCAACATGTgaaaagattcatttttccaaaaaaaaataatttgggaTTAGAGgcactttaaagaaaaaaaaatacatggtATGTAACAAACTTACATATCTATCAAGCCATGATCTGAACCACCACTCACGTACGCTATCATTCTCATCTACAAACAATTCTTTAATGGCCCACTGGGAAAATATCCATTGACAAAGTAACtagcagaaaaaataaataaataaaaggaaagaTTGAAAAAGAAGCTAATCAACAAATGTCAGcgagaaagaaagtttgtatCATGACCTAATTAGTTCTAGATTGTGCGAACTGGACCTGCATCTTGATGCTATGGCAATTGATCTTGCACGGTCACAAAAgcgcaaataaaaaaaagtaagaacaGCAATGTCTTGTACTTGtttgcaataaaattattaaatgaaAGATGCAGCAGCTTTGATGAGGAATCaggcaaagaaaatgaacaaaatgtgAGCTCAGAAGACAAAGCTACAACTCAAAGATGAAGTCGAAATTGAGACGTTTTTTAGTTTGATCTCCTGTCCGTGTTTTGCAATAACACAAACGTCTTATTAACAAAGATAGGAGAATCTTGAAATTAGTCTATGCTGCAGTCCTGGACTACcacagaaatttgaaataccaaTGGCAtgttctttcaaaattaagctgaaataaaaGTGCTTTTAGCCAGTCAGATCGAAATTTCTCAAGACTGGTAGTACTATAAATATATGAATATACCGTTGATGTACGAAAAAACGTACTGGAGAGCTCCAAATTATCGTGATTCCggcaaaaagtaaaaagagcTTCACCAATagtggaaaataaagcttCTTATTTTCTGCAAGAGATAATCAGAGACTATGTTGGACATTTACCATTCATGCGATCAAACGTGTCAACGAAGAAGGGGTAAACACTAAAACTTCGCCCCGGGAAACAAATATGAGGCAATGAGAAGACAAGATAGAGTCAACACCTAGATTCAATGCTGATCAAAGAAGAAGGGAATTGCAGCAACCCACccatcccaccctggtcagagtttttctctgcctttgtgtgggcccattcttctttcttctgtttttaAGCGTGGCCAATATGGAAAAGCAAGACAAGGGGACATGCTTGAAGAAAAGGTCTCGAGTTCTTTCGCCGAAATGATTGAAAAACAGAGCCCGATCAACTGAACAAACGATTACAAAACTTCGAGTTACCTTTAACCACAGCAGCAGTGACTTTGGGCCAAGCGGCCAAAACAGCATAAATCAGCACAAACCAAAATGTTATCAGtggaacaaaataataaaattgatACGGACGACCCATCGCTAAACACAGAACAGCCACAAGGATATTCATCCTTGTTAAGAcctgtcaaggaaaaaaacagaCTTCAGTCTtcacaatttaagttttctttccaAAGAGGTTTGCTTCTCAGAGAAAAGTTACTTGAACCTTGCTCCTttacagataaaaaaaatgcttcttaTGTATGACTTCGGACCTCAGGTTATTGCtaagaattctgattggttcattgtgctgtttgctcctgttcaTATGGGGTCGGTCAATCATTTgatcaattatttgcaaataattgatctgctcgccactgacaaatcacgataatttgctcaacctcgctcagtaattgttttatcattcgatcaccgttcttttgatcaactaaatgtgtcaaatcactctctgcctgCTCGGGGAACCGATccgccattttcacacaagagcgtagtttcaattacgcatgaacaaaatattatttccagctaaacacttatttgtaggcagttatttgcagaTCATGTGGTGAGCTCTCGGCcgatgaaaaggaaggaaaaaatacatcgATTGATAATAACTATcattgtgtttatttttttctttcttcgacAGTCAGTTGAAAATCGCTCTAGAATCCATGCGGCTACTTTCATAACTGCTCGTATAATTTTTTCCCCGTCCCTTCCAGCGCTCGGAAAAATACAGACAACGCACACACCGTTAAATACCCGCGCGTATCAGAAGCAAAaccatgaaataaaataatgtatttGCTCTTCAACTGCATCACATTGAATACCATAATGTTAAAACTACCTGACAAAATCTGTAAAAGCTAAAATCTCCTTTGTTCCAGAAGAATGAAAAGTGACCGTAACCTGACAGGAAGATATAGGAAGCCACGAGAAGCCTGACAAACACATAAATGGGAAGAACCTGCGAGGAAAAAGCAATGCGTCATCATTATAAAAGTGATGAAATGTGGCTTTTCCAAGGAGGACTCAAAAGGGTCACCATGCGTTGATGTTATGACGTTGGTATTGATATCGATGACAATGCTACATGACGATGGTCATGACGATGACGTAGATGATGACGTACATGATGATGAGAcagatgatgacgacgacgatgatgacgtaggtgatgatgacgatgatgatacAAATGACggcaatgaaaacaagagcACACAGAAAAAAGATTTCAGAGCAAAGAAGAGAACCAGGAAACTTAAGCCGTGCACATATGGCGTCGAGTccggaatcgaacccgggtcGCATTGGTGGAAAGCGAGGGCTCAAAACACTGCGCCAAGCCTTTCCCTTtgcaactgaaaaacaaaaaacctcATTGATCCTTGAAAAATCAATTCTGCTTTTCCAAGGggcaatgaaaaataataaattgaataCCTTGCTTGCACCGCAATAATGATACGAGAGAATAACCAACTGCATCCAGCCTTTCCACTCGTCAGTCTGATCTCTGTTCAATAAAATTGTCTAACAtagaaacagaaaataaagggGTTTACGACATTGAACATTAGCTGTTATATACACGTCCGAATGCACACATTCCAATCATTTCAATATTGGCAGCATCATAGAGCAGTTCCAGACGAACTTAATTTAAAGGTCAAAATCCCAAACATTTCGAGGCTAAGACATGTGACATCATTAGCAACAGAAGCAGAAAGTGACGCACCTGTTGAGCAGGAACCCACGTGCGGACACCAAGCAGCAAGATAATCACtaaaacaagcacaaatacAACATGGCTGTATGCCTTTTGTTCCTTAAAGAACAAGTTTGTCCTGAAACGTTaagaaaatatataaaatCCAGGTTTTCCAAATGAGAGGGATCTAGGCAAGGTTTagtgcttgttgttgttgtgtgtgtgtgagtGCGTGCGCGTGCGTGCGCACGCGCGTATGTTAAGTACTGTATTATGGCTACTGCATTTATATCTCCTTGAGTTGTTGAGTTGGACCTCTTCAACAAGGAAGTCAAGAGTAACGGCCAGTTTGAACGAAAGTACAATGGATTCACGATTAGTGTTTGTCAGTCAGCTGTGAAGGTTAGAGAGAAACTTGAGCGTTGCTTGAGACGGGAAGAGAGTAACTTCTTCTTTTCAAGAGCCCTTACCACCCCCCGCCCcacgcccccccccccaaaaaaaagctTGATCTGGAGGCCCCGTGTCCCCTACAAATCTTAACCAATAGGCCActtccgagttcccctcagtccctatttcaaagtgagtctcagtgcgaaatttttgttatggtagttagttccaatttcaatatgaatgaaaactgattttcataacaaggACTTCGCatttagcctcgctttgaaatggagactgagatgaactcggaaatggcctagtTCCGTCTTTAACAGTTCTCTTGGCTTGTCACTATTTAAACTTTCATTGATAGTATATTTTTTCCACTTGATAGTAAATACCTGTCACACAGatagaaataaaatataataagtGCCAGTTTGAATAATGACTTCATGACGGGGTACATCCTATCAGAATACACCCAGCGTAACGAAAAGCTCGGGCGACCCCCTGGTGTTGTGGGCTCAGCACCTATGAAACAAtgatcaaaattattattacactgAGCGATCTCAACagtcaaaaaatatttatattattttgcaataaCTTCTTTAGTGAACGTTTCCAAAGTGGCGCTGGTATAACTTGCCAACCTTTGATAGGCTGTTCTCTTAACAGCACTCACTCTGCTTCACAACTCACTgttggccttttttttttttaatctcacTGTATGATACACTCTCGTTCATTTCAACAATTCAGAATAGAAAATACGCTGATCTCTCACttaaaatactgaaaataTAACACTGCAATCCTATGATATGAACATTTCTGACAACTTTCTCCCAATTTATTTTACTGTGTTAATATgataaattaatttcaataCTTGCGATCGTTTCACTTTTGTCACAATAAATAAAGCTCAAATATTCTAACTGTTTTGTCAAACCATAGGTACAAATAAAATCTTTTTTGGGTCTCACTTacttatgataattattatggtaCACATTGTTTATTGCTACTGCATAAATGGCACTTATAAATAAGAggatcattaattttacactaACATAACTACTATTCTAAAGGACAcacttcaataaaattaattattggaACTTTATTGTGCGACACTTTAATACGAttgataaatataaataacttAATTAACATATAGgtaattgctaaaaaaaaacttgatgcaTCCTACCACCAGAGCCGCTGGGTTCAGCAGGCCACAGATGCTGGCAAACAAACATAATGACAAACAGTACAAtgctgcaaaaaataaataataataataaataaattattacaataataataataataccatAATTTATCAGAATGACTTGGGTAAGAATGGCAGCTGAGTGACAAtagataaattaattttctttgctgggATAAATCTCCACAATTACCATGCTTTATACATGGGTAGCAAGTATGTTTCACTTTGAATGCACCCTTAAAGTTAACAAAACCAGAAGCCCTTTGATTCCGAGATGTGTTAGTGAGTTAGGCAACAGTGTATTCGGAGATCACATCTACAACCTGTCATGCAAATTCTAAATAGCTTTCAAAACTGCAGAGGAATGCATTTTCAATAATTGAGACATCATCTCGGTGTTGACTCGTATACATTTGACTAGCACAGCTGTTGGACAAATCACTACATACTCTGATAacctaaaattaattaaaaccattactattaattattatcattatcatagtcattataattttcattatcataataattaccACTAccattataatttttattacaacATCACCACTTGTGTAGCCTTTTGGAAGGGAAACAGTATAAATCTATTAATTTCAAGCTGTTTTGGGGTGTGAAATTTGActtcaataaaaatgataatcaaAGTAttgattatgataataataccAATAAAGATATTACCAGGTTATAAAGACAGCAAATGTATTGTTTTGCAAGTGAGTGAGTCTTGGAGCTGGAACACAGCAAGTAGCATCAGAGACCTGAAGATATTGGTTGCAGTAATAgttgaaaatcaaatcaagcTCCTGAAATGGAAACAGAAAAGTGTTTCAACAAGAGCTGTTCAAGCTGGCTGACTGATTGTTTAACTTATTTACTAAATGACTGACACTGTGTCTTCTGGACAGACTGGTTGAATGGCTAACTTAATAACTGACTGGTGGAGTAACCAACTGAATGGTTCGCTAGCTGGTTGGTTTTTCATTGCACAGGGTTGCAACAGCTGGCCCTCTTTGCATAGAAAGgataattttaatattcattaattttgtttatttaatttattccgTCATTATACATTATTCATTAtacaaattttaattattatgaatGACTAACTTTGCATCTGTCTTTTAGTATTGAATTAAATATTGACTACAAACTGACAGGCTGAATGACTTTCTtatttcaacgaaaaaaattaaattagcCAAGCACTGCATTTTAATAATGAAGTAGAGCTATTGAGTAAGAATGgtctacaacaacaacaaactcatACAGAAGCCTGCTGCCGTTTTTGAATgacttcattattattttggctCAAGATAATCATTGGTCAGAATTATCTTGTAAACtcatttaataatttgtattaTTCTCTTCCTGTATAAATTACATCCTCACCTTACTTTTTGCACACTATGGGGAAACAATTATTATGCTCCATTGTCTCAAATCatagcaaaaaataaatgaatgaaatcatcttgttttctcattttgataCAATAAATATGGTAATAAAGAATGCCATTCTTTGGAATTTTTGCAATCATTCCAAAATACTGTAACATTAAATCATAGGCTTATTCTGTTGTATGTGAACCTCCTTGTAGAACTTCTTAACAATGACCATGAAGTTTTCAAATACTGTCATATCACGGTGAAAACAATTACCAAAGATATTATTTCTTGACCATAGTGAAGTCCATCCTCAGATGCTTGAGGTCTTTTGAGTGCAGCATAAAAGGAGGCCCACATGACAATGACTGAGGTGTTTTCACTTGGactataaaataaaacacaaaaacaacaaatctaaaaaTATAGAAGCTTTTTGAGGCTCAGTGACTGAACCAAGCTCAGACAATAAGCTATATTGTTTTCTCAGTTGCAGCAGCTAAGACTACAATTGTGCACGTTTTGCAACATTATTTCTGGCTAATTTTTCCAATCTCTGAGACACGGCAGTTGGTCCTAATGAATTGGTTTTTCTACTCCTCCCCCAGTGAAATAGCTCACTGGGTCTCCCTAGAGGATCATTATTGCTGGTAAAATTAAAGCCATTGCCTTTTGTGTCAAACTGTAGAATCAAGATTTGCAGAAGTTCCTTTTTTAATAGAAAGTTTAATACCCATTAGACTGgccaaaaaaacacaaaacaaaacaaccaaaGAACAGCAATGCTGGGACCTCTCTTAAAAGCCCTAGGAGTTAATTGACATGTAAATATAAATCAGTTTCTTTCTAATTGCTATGAAAGAAAGCTCACACAAAAGGCAGTGTGTTAGGATGTTTGTTTCTGacttcaggaaaaaaaatgacaacaaaactgaagaagaaaaagttcAGGCAACCTTAGGTGGATGCATATAAAATAGCCTCTCTCTAAACTTTTAACTTATTAAATATTTGATGCATTGCAAAGCTACAGTATCAATAAGTTAAGAGCCCATGTTAAAGCACctataaacaaacaaacaaacaacagtctGCCAACTAGTGACCAACAGTGTTCTATTCTCAACTGGAAGACAAGTCACTAAAAGCTACTTACAAGATTTCTGAagcaataaaattgaaaagttcaattttttcattggTGATTATTTTACGTGCTTCATTGAGCTTGTGCTTCACAACTGGTTCTAAGGAAGAAATGATCATGATTTAAAATTATGGAAATCTTTATTAAATAGTTATGCAAAATATCAGTAAACATGCATGCCCATTATTtgattacaaaaaaaacattttcagacaaaaagaaaaatttctttaagcaattttcaaacaacatttcattattaaaaattttaataatcaAAGGTATATCTAAAGTCACTTCTTCTATGTACACACTTGCataattaaacaataattattattatagttttgactaaattatttcaacctTGTTTGACTTTCAATAGTTTAATTaagttaatattattttgaactGTGTTCCCCTAATGTATTCCTTCATCAACAAGGTTTCTTTGGAGAAAttataaatattgaaattattttcacctAATCTTCATTTGACCTACAACATAATTACTGCATACACCACCTTAATGAAAAGATATGTAATAATTGACATTTAACACCAGTAATGAAGATAAGAAAAAACATAGCAGGAATGGCGGTTATGAAGATTGTCAAGGTGAACTAACAGTCTCGTAACTTATGTTTGAGGGGTAATGTAGCCTCCTAGCCACAGGAATGTCTGCCTAAAGAGGCTACCATCGTCATAATAAACTGACtaaaaaaacataattttaGTATTAACACTAAATGTTTTTCTATAGTTTGGATGGCAACCAGAAGTCTGTTTGTTTGCATCACTGTATTATTAAAAGATGTTTTCACATGATAAGGTGGGTTACATGACAAGCACATCATAATCTAAATTCTCTTTGCACTTTTGCCGCAATTGAACATTGCACTCCAAAACTCCATACACTTGTTCAGATAGAAtaattttcttgatgttcCGTGAAATTAACCATGTCTGCTTTATCAGACAAAGAGTAACTTTGTAGCTTTGTTCCAATTAGTATCAAAGCCATTTTGATGTTtcaataatcacaaaacaaagaatgtcTTGTTGATCAGTTGGCATTTGAACAGAAAGGtacctaaataatttatcagtGGATTGAAATTGTTCACCCACTATTGATCCAATTGTATACTTTTCAATATAAACCAATGATCAAGATTTAGCACCTGTTATATAATTATACTAATGAGGGTTGCACGTctaaagcaaaattaatgattctGTGCAGAAAACGCATTTCAACTTTTAGGGCTGTTTTAACAGGAATAAAAAGTGCGAATTATACATGGACATAACTAATATTGGCAACTGGTAGAATTGGACCATAGCTTATGACTAGAACGTTGTGCGGTGGTAGCAAGAAAGAATTTATATTCAGTAAGAGATCTAGATTGAGTTTTCTGCAACTCTCCTTTACCCACCCTTGCTGAGTTACTAAGAACTATAACAGCTCAATCAAATACCCATTGAACAAATCACTTGGTACATAAATGTTCAGTACCTTGTTGAATCCAGATGATAACAGGTGAAGGTGGGaacaaatttgtcttcttcttGATCATCTGcttttgattctcactttgcTTTTTTGCCACCAATCTTTCCATTGACCTTTTAACCTTTGTTAGATtatctgaaaataaaattaatggcttTAAATTAAGTGAAGCTTGTAGACAGAGTAAATTCCTTGTGCAGTTGAAGGAG
The DNA window shown above is from Acropora palmata chromosome 7, jaAcrPala1.3, whole genome shotgun sequence and carries:
- the LOC141886261 gene encoding N-acetylneuraminate (7)9-O-acetyltransferase-like, whose protein sequence is MAVEQSEMSCSTSIHLSDNEKKSKEHDDRGKESAMQWPGSSRVEKLCKALAFLIVFCLFCVHLARVLREGSYTCPKMFHFGRWRESFWQPHGCMMHSYTNSELRTCLHNRHVAFVGDSRTRGLYYHLVHGLSSNAVKDEGKAHKDLSYSEMSSNTSVSFHWEPEVNLSMKSVYDEWSKNPDKSPHLIITGSGTWTIKNQAQDAVINYGYNLTKVKRSMERLVAKKQSENQKQMIKKKTNLFPPSPVIIWIQQEPVVKHKLNEARKIITNEKIELFNFIASEIFPSENTSVIVMWASFYAALKRPQASEDGLHYGQEIISLELDLIFNYYCNQYLQVSDATCCVPAPRLTHLQNNTFAVFITCIVLFVIMFVCQHLWPAEPSGSGGAEPTTPGGRPSFSLRWVYSDRMYPVMKSLFKLALIIFYFYLCDRTNLFFKEQKAYSHVVFVLVLVIILLLGVRTWVPAQQTILLNRDQTDEWKGWMQLVILSYHYCGASKVLPIYVFVRLLVASYIFLSGYGHFSFFWNKGDFSFYRFCQVLTRMNILVAVLCLAMGRPYQFYYFVPLITFWFVLIYAVLAAWPKVTAAVVKENKKLYFPLLVKLFLLFAGITIIWSSPLLCQWIFSQWAIKELFVDENDSVREWWFRSWLDRYIALCGMLISLAYCSAKDFRLIDDNNKKILFSRPVGVVCVILSFVTLVGYTLQAFTCTSKVSCNETHSVASFIPITAFVLLRNVPGSLRSKFSKFYAWIGSISLELFIAQYHIWLAHDTKGVLVLIPDQPLLNVVLTTFVFVCVSHEIHKVTGVLANALISRDIKTMTRRVCFFIFMLIIIWWHKTHHIPKPKLA